One Novosphingobium sp. G106 DNA segment encodes these proteins:
- a CDS encoding sulfotransferase — translation MSRIGDLQDKARAATGLDNFGDPGFREGLERLVDSGDREARLNDAGRAMFDGQIVMMLMKRLEIEDWYARHPEIDEQEIVAPLMVLGLPRTGSTALHCILGEDPAVRVMRNWECMNPCPPPEAATYETDPRIALMEAQMKLRDTMTPRMKQMLPSTSTSPTEDQLTMGYNFVSQVFQASFRIPSYAQWLHHDADLEPTFRYVKRVLKLLQWRCPPGRWRLKNPTYSMFITALDKVFPDARYCMTHRDVANVIPSVADLYYEMHKPNTDTPDKPWLGEINVEFGMLGMTRMIAFRDAGNDHRFFDIHFAPFQKDPFPTLAKLYDFLGEEFTPEAEARMRAWRENQPRDKHGRHEYNGADFGLHTADLREQFRFYTERFDVPLGKD, via the coding sequence ATGAGCAGGATCGGGGATCTGCAGGACAAGGCGCGCGCCGCCACCGGCCTCGACAATTTCGGTGATCCGGGATTCCGCGAGGGGCTGGAGCGGCTCGTCGACTCCGGCGACCGCGAAGCTCGGCTCAACGATGCCGGCCGCGCGATGTTCGACGGCCAGATCGTCATGATGCTGATGAAGCGGCTCGAGATCGAGGACTGGTACGCGCGCCATCCCGAGATCGACGAGCAGGAGATCGTCGCGCCGCTGATGGTGCTGGGCCTGCCGCGCACCGGCTCGACCGCGCTACACTGCATATTGGGCGAGGATCCGGCGGTGCGCGTGATGCGCAATTGGGAATGCATGAACCCGTGCCCGCCGCCCGAGGCCGCGACCTATGAGACCGATCCGCGCATCGCCCTCATGGAAGCACAGATGAAGCTGCGCGACACGATGACGCCGCGGATGAAGCAGATGCTGCCCAGCACCTCGACCTCGCCGACCGAAGACCAGCTCACCATGGGCTACAACTTCGTCTCGCAGGTATTCCAGGCGAGCTTCCGCATCCCGTCATACGCGCAGTGGCTACACCACGACGCCGATCTCGAACCGACCTTTCGCTATGTGAAGCGCGTGCTGAAGCTGCTGCAATGGCGCTGCCCGCCGGGTCGCTGGCGGCTGAAGAACCCGACCTACTCGATGTTCATCACCGCGCTCGACAAGGTCTTTCCCGATGCGCGCTACTGCATGACGCACCGCGACGTGGCCAACGTCATCCCCTCGGTGGCGGATCTCTATTACGAGATGCACAAGCCGAACACCGACACACCCGACAAGCCCTGGCTCGGTGAGATCAATGTCGAGTTCGGCATGCTCGGCATGACACGGATGATCGCCTTCCGCGACGCGGGCAACGATCATCGCTTCTTCGACATCCATTTCGCGCCGTTCCAGAAGGACCCGTTCCCGACCCTGGCGAAACTCTACGATTTCCTCGGCGAGGAATTCACGCCCGAAGCCGAAGCCCGCATGCGCGCCTGGCGCGAGAACCAGCCCCGCGACAAGCATGGCCGCCACGAGTACAACGGCGCCGATTTCGGCCTCCATACGGCCGATCTGCGCGAGCAGTTCCGTTTCTATACCGAACGCTTCGACGTGCCGCTCGGCAAGGATTGA
- a CDS encoding SDR family NAD(P)-dependent oxidoreductase gives MAFGFHTDAAEVVRGIDLSGRQVVLTGASSGIGVETVRALAMAGADLVLGVRDVAKGEAALSGIGVKGGMRVLQLELSDLASVEEFAMQISGPLDILIANAGVSKTPGKHLPNGLDIRFATNHLGHFHLAHLLKPQMAQRGARIVVVSSAAHKGMPIHLDDLQWTAREHFDGAAYAESKSANILFTQEATRRWGAEGIFANAVLPGSSLTGLQRFHGEALKRQIGFIHADGSLDPMMKTASQAAATSVWAAVSPELDGRGGLVLEDCGLALPVGSDTHPWAGYDASIADPETERLLWEHSLELVKTLARRGL, from the coding sequence ATGGCTTTCGGTTTCCATACCGATGCCGCGGAGGTCGTGCGCGGTATCGACCTTTCGGGCCGGCAGGTCGTGCTGACCGGGGCATCGTCGGGCATCGGCGTCGAGACGGTTCGCGCGCTCGCCATGGCGGGCGCCGATCTGGTGCTCGGTGTGCGCGATGTGGCCAAGGGTGAGGCGGCGCTGAGTGGAATCGGGGTCAAAGGCGGCATGCGGGTGCTGCAACTTGAGCTGTCGGACCTCGCTTCGGTGGAGGAATTCGCCATGCAGATTTCAGGTCCGCTCGACATTCTGATTGCCAATGCCGGCGTTTCGAAGACACCCGGAAAGCACCTGCCCAACGGTCTCGATATCCGCTTCGCGACCAATCACCTCGGTCACTTTCATCTCGCCCACCTCCTGAAACCGCAGATGGCGCAGCGCGGCGCGCGGATCGTCGTGGTCAGCTCGGCGGCGCATAAGGGCATGCCGATCCACCTCGACGACCTGCAATGGACCGCGCGTGAGCATTTCGACGGCGCAGCCTATGCCGAATCGAAAAGCGCCAACATCCTGTTCACGCAGGAAGCGACGCGGCGCTGGGGCGCAGAAGGAATCTTTGCCAACGCCGTGCTGCCCGGCTCGTCGCTGACCGGCCTGCAACGCTTTCACGGAGAGGCGCTGAAGCGCCAGATCGGCTTCATCCACGCGGACGGCTCGCTCGATCCGATGATGAAGACCGCGAGCCAAGCCGCTGCCACTTCGGTCTGGGCGGCGGTGTCGCCGGAACTGGACGGGCGCGGCGGGCTGGTGCTTGAAGACTGCGGCCTGGCGTTGCCGGTCGGGTCCGACACCCATCCCTGGGCTGGCTATGACGCCAGCATTGCCGATCCGGAGACGGAGCGGCTGCTCTGGGAGCATTCGCTGGAACTGGTGAAGACTCTAGCGCGTCGCGGGCTTTAG
- a CDS encoding rubrerythrin family protein has translation MMGLKGSQTEENLKAAFAGESQANRRYLYFAQKADIEGHNDVAAVFRSTAEGETGHAHGHLEYLEEVGDPATGEPIGGTELNLKASIAGETHEYTDMYPGMAKTARDEGFDEIADWFETLAKAEKSHAGKFQKTLDTLGA, from the coding sequence ATGATGGGACTCAAGGGATCACAGACCGAGGAAAACCTCAAAGCCGCGTTCGCCGGTGAGAGCCAGGCCAATCGCCGCTATCTCTATTTCGCGCAGAAGGCCGACATCGAAGGCCACAACGACGTCGCCGCCGTGTTCCGCTCGACCGCCGAGGGCGAGACGGGCCACGCCCACGGCCATCTCGAGTATCTCGAGGAGGTCGGCGATCCGGCCACCGGTGAGCCGATCGGCGGTACCGAGCTGAACCTCAAGGCCTCGATCGCCGGCGAGACGCACGAGTACACCGACATGTACCCGGGCATGGCCAAGACCGCGCGTGACGAAGGTTTCGACGAGATCGCCGACTGGTTCGAGACGCTCGCCAAGGCCGAGAAGAGCCACGCCGGCAAGTTCCAGAAGACGCTGGACACGCTCGGCGCCTGA
- a CDS encoding nuclear transport factor 2 family protein yields MAIDEKALQNLIDKDAIRDLVLCYSRAIDRKDVELLRDLYTEDATDTHGTSFDGPADKYCDFIAGALPYMNYSGHHVCNHMVSVEGDKGNGEVYCLAIHYIPDQKNPGKMIEDFMTVRYIDNYRRCADGKWRFSKRVVTYDMHIERPFDGDGLLGTSEVDPSYLELKQRFFQRGQRA; encoded by the coding sequence GTGGCCATCGACGAAAAGGCACTGCAGAATCTGATCGACAAGGACGCGATCCGCGACCTCGTGCTCTGCTATTCGCGCGCGATCGACCGCAAGGACGTCGAACTGCTGCGCGACCTCTATACCGAGGATGCCACCGACACCCACGGCACCAGCTTCGATGGCCCGGCCGACAAGTACTGCGACTTCATCGCCGGCGCCCTGCCCTACATGAATTACTCGGGCCACCACGTCTGCAACCACATGGTCAGCGTCGAGGGCGACAAGGGCAACGGCGAGGTCTATTGCCTGGCGATCCACTACATCCCCGACCAGAAGAACCCCGGCAAGATGATCGAGGACTTCATGACGGTCCGCTACATCGACAACTACCGCCGCTGCGCCGATGGCAAATGGCGGTTCTCGAAGCGCGTGGTGACTTACGACATGCATATCGAACGGCCGTTCGACGGCGACGGCCTGCTGGGCACGAGCGAAGTGGACCCAAGCTATCTCGAACTCAAGCAGCGCTTCTTCCAGCGCGGGCAGCGCGCCTAG
- a CDS encoding ABC transporter substrate-binding protein yields MASKVKVGVLNDMGNGPDDAPGDITDWLMREITAVQAAGRLDAEVEFVHAYGLGLPSGTEAAVERAFLELARQDVALIVGPAIGDNALVATPWVERERIPTINWAGAERARGEWMFHHQVGSHEDESLVMARHMKALGADRIGVVFDQSPIGTRHLQYLEDEARIIGLEIVATAAISPLAEDASADVARVLSAQPQGFVYLGLGLSAPAVGRPLAASGWQGPRIMNTAGLRGYHGSFARDCDGWFYVDMHSDTNRTLNALREQMKLPPEQALWAAKGYDVGRLVAEGLARAKDFSREGVKVGLEQVKWLPAAEGEEGTLLGFGIQDRGALHGRYLVLRQWLDGRTVEVATD; encoded by the coding sequence ATGGCGAGCAAGGTTAAAGTCGGCGTGCTCAACGACATGGGCAACGGGCCCGATGATGCGCCGGGAGATATCACCGATTGGCTGATGCGCGAGATTACAGCGGTGCAGGCGGCGGGCCGACTCGATGCCGAAGTCGAATTCGTCCACGCCTACGGTCTCGGCCTGCCTTCGGGCACCGAAGCCGCGGTCGAGCGGGCTTTTCTCGAACTGGCGCGGCAGGACGTGGCCCTGATCGTCGGCCCGGCGATCGGCGACAATGCGCTGGTCGCGACGCCCTGGGTCGAGCGCGAGCGCATTCCGACGATCAACTGGGCCGGTGCCGAACGCGCGCGCGGCGAGTGGATGTTCCACCACCAGGTCGGCTCGCACGAGGACGAATCGCTGGTGATGGCGCGGCACATGAAGGCACTGGGCGCGGACCGGATCGGCGTGGTGTTCGACCAGTCGCCGATCGGCACGCGCCACCTTCAGTACCTTGAGGACGAGGCACGGATCATCGGACTGGAAATCGTCGCCACGGCCGCGATCTCGCCGCTGGCAGAGGACGCTTCGGCAGACGTCGCGCGCGTGCTGTCAGCGCAGCCGCAGGGCTTTGTCTATCTCGGCCTCGGGCTGTCCGCGCCTGCCGTGGGGCGGCCGCTGGCGGCGAGCGGCTGGCAGGGACCGCGGATCATGAACACGGCAGGACTGCGCGGCTATCATGGCAGTTTCGCGCGCGACTGCGACGGCTGGTTCTATGTCGACATGCATTCGGACACGAACCGGACCCTGAACGCCCTGCGCGAGCAGATGAAGCTGCCGCCCGAACAGGCGCTCTGGGCCGCCAAGGGCTACGACGTCGGCCGGCTCGTCGCCGAAGGCCTGGCGCGGGCGAAGGACTTCAGCCGCGAGGGCGTGAAGGTGGGGCTCGAGCAGGTGAAGTGGCTGCCCGCCGCCGAAGGCGAAGAAGGCACCCTGCTCGGCTTCGGCATCCAGGACCGCGGCGCGCTGCACGGGCGCTATCTGGTGCTGCGGCAGTGGCTCGATGGGCGGACGGTCGAGGTGGCGACCGACTAA
- a CDS encoding TauD/TfdA family dioxygenase, with the protein MTLTWRKLEPFGVEIERDLTQPLSPAEAEELRVLFNQHGLLLSRGQMLTMDRQQELCALLGPILLRAGENGYMTNEGGGPSASELNWHSDAAYTEHPFDALSLHALDVVDGASSTRFASAELSLPDSLQTALSGREQEMIAPHYAVLAEVTCDQRDPPAQKRGQMPAFYVNPHNGRTCVWVNAMQTARLLDMEWEDSRDLLHEVYDALYAPANVYEHRWHNGDLIIWDNIALQHMRGNIEGVGKRLLQRVIVGTEGVAPHVQAA; encoded by the coding sequence ATGACTCTGACCTGGCGCAAGCTCGAACCCTTCGGCGTCGAGATCGAGCGGGATCTAACGCAGCCGCTGTCGCCGGCCGAGGCCGAGGAACTGCGCGTGCTGTTCAACCAGCATGGGCTGCTGCTCTCACGCGGCCAGATGCTGACGATGGACCGCCAGCAGGAGCTCTGTGCGCTGCTCGGCCCGATCCTGCTGCGCGCGGGCGAGAACGGCTACATGACCAACGAGGGCGGCGGACCCTCGGCGTCCGAGCTCAACTGGCATTCGGACGCGGCCTACACCGAGCACCCGTTCGACGCGCTGTCGCTCCACGCGCTCGACGTGGTCGACGGCGCGTCATCCACCCGCTTCGCCAGCGCCGAATTGAGCCTGCCCGATAGCCTGCAAACGGCTCTGTCGGGCCGCGAGCAGGAGATGATCGCACCGCATTATGCCGTGCTCGCCGAAGTGACTTGCGATCAGCGCGATCCGCCGGCGCAGAAGCGCGGGCAGATGCCGGCGTTCTATGTGAATCCGCACAACGGCCGTACCTGCGTTTGGGTCAACGCGATGCAGACCGCACGGCTGCTCGACATGGAATGGGAAGACAGCCGCGACCTGCTGCACGAGGTCTATGACGCGCTCTATGCCCCCGCGAACGTCTATGAGCACCGTTGGCACAACGGCGACCTGATCATCTGGGACAACATTGCACTGCAGCACATGCGCGGCAATATCGAGGGCGTCGGCAAGCGGCTGCTGCAGCGCGTGATCGTCGGCACCGAGGGTGTCGCGCCGCATGTTCAGGCGGCCTGA
- a CDS encoding GFA family protein translates to MTRTTRGSCLCGTATFRVIGDFEAFYLCHCGRCRKDTGSAHGANLFSSSATIEWLSGEDCVRTYHLPETRHSKSFCGECGSALPRVEGGSLVVPAGSLDDRIAIRPDAHIFVASRAEWDDKLEDVPKRNAFSE, encoded by the coding sequence ATGACGCGAACCACGCGTGGCTCATGCCTCTGCGGCACTGCGACTTTCCGGGTCATCGGCGACTTCGAGGCTTTCTACCTCTGCCACTGCGGGCGTTGTCGGAAAGATACCGGCTCGGCCCATGGGGCTAATCTGTTCTCGTCTTCAGCGACGATCGAGTGGCTGTCGGGCGAGGATTGCGTCAGAACCTATCACCTGCCCGAGACGCGCCACAGCAAGAGCTTCTGCGGGGAATGCGGTTCGGCGCTGCCGCGAGTGGAGGGCGGGTCGCTCGTTGTCCCGGCGGGCAGCCTCGACGATCGAATTGCGATTCGGCCCGACGCGCATATCTTCGTCGCCAGCCGCGCCGAGTGGGATGACAAGCTGGAGGACGTTCCAAAGCGGAACGCATTCTCCGAGTAA
- a CDS encoding cytochrome P450: MSEAATMSALVPQPAHVPDALVYDFDMYHEPAMERDAPARLLEIAREAPPVFWTPHNGGHWVVKSYPAIMKAARDWENFSSEHIPREEAEALLANLPAGTVIVQPVPILLDPPDHTRFRLPLQPVFSPKAMMKLQAHIRELAIELVEGVKQQGHCEFVSAIGERIPTQVFLEIFGLPLERQDDFRKLVEEHLSDDFGTLDNSQRKLRRMADIMHDTLVERRENPRDDLISVLWQSTVDGRPLTLEDMQNYCVLLFIAGLDTVMNGMGHGVRHLAMHPELQAQLRANPRLIVEANEELLRRYGFVAVIRRAARDFECEGAQLKRGERVSLSYPMANLDPAEFADPGRFDLGRENKVHLTFGGGPHRCVGSHLARIELQTLYEEMLARLPAFRLDPDRPVRYRCGPVTGPREIHLLWDN, encoded by the coding sequence ATGTCCGAAGCAGCGACGATGAGTGCCCTCGTACCGCAGCCCGCCCACGTGCCCGATGCGCTGGTCTACGACTTCGACATGTACCACGAGCCGGCAATGGAGCGCGACGCCCCTGCCCGTCTGCTCGAAATCGCGCGCGAGGCGCCGCCGGTGTTCTGGACCCCGCACAATGGCGGCCACTGGGTCGTCAAATCCTATCCGGCGATCATGAAGGCGGCACGCGACTGGGAGAACTTCTCGAGCGAGCACATCCCGCGCGAGGAAGCCGAAGCCCTGCTCGCGAATCTGCCGGCGGGCACGGTGATCGTGCAGCCCGTGCCGATCCTGCTCGACCCGCCCGACCACACGCGCTTCCGCCTGCCGCTGCAGCCGGTGTTCTCGCCCAAGGCGATGATGAAGCTGCAGGCGCATATCCGCGAACTGGCGATCGAGCTCGTCGAAGGCGTCAAGCAACAGGGCCACTGCGAGTTCGTCTCGGCGATCGGCGAGCGCATCCCGACGCAGGTTTTCCTCGAAATCTTCGGGCTGCCGCTCGAACGCCAGGACGATTTCCGCAAGCTGGTGGAGGAGCATCTGTCGGACGACTTCGGCACGCTCGACAATTCGCAGCGCAAGCTGCGCCGCATGGCCGATATCATGCACGACACGCTGGTCGAACGCCGCGAGAACCCGCGCGACGACCTGATCAGCGTGCTCTGGCAATCTACAGTCGATGGCCGGCCGCTGACGCTGGAGGACATGCAGAACTATTGCGTGCTCCTGTTCATCGCCGGGCTCGATACGGTGATGAACGGCATGGGCCACGGCGTGCGCCACCTGGCGATGCATCCGGAATTGCAGGCGCAACTCCGCGCCAACCCCAGGCTGATCGTCGAGGCCAACGAGGAACTGCTGCGCCGCTACGGCTTCGTCGCGGTGATCCGCCGCGCGGCGCGGGACTTCGAATGCGAGGGCGCCCAACTCAAGCGTGGCGAGCGGGTCAGCCTGTCCTATCCGATGGCCAACCTCGATCCCGCCGAATTTGCCGATCCCGGCCGCTTCGATCTCGGCCGCGAGAACAAGGTCCACCTAACCTTTGGTGGCGGACCGCACCGCTGCGTGGGATCGCACCTCGCGCGGATCGAGCTGCAGACGCTCTACGAGGAAATGCTCGCGCGGCTGCCCGCGTTCCGGCTCGATCCTGACCGGCCCGTGCGTTACCGCTGCGGTCCGGTGACGGGTCCGCGCGAGATCCATCTGCTTTGGGACAACTGA
- a CDS encoding SDR family NAD(P)-dependent oxidoreductase has protein sequence MDLGFKGKVAIVTAATANIGRGIALELAAEGAKVVIVGRDAEAGARVVDAAKQAGASDAVFVAADLLDKASPAKILAAAEELGPVEVLINNVGGNVDQGFFVDSDPDKWAGDIDLNFGTVLRMTHAVLPGMIERKRGAIVNVGSTAGLVGDYMLPVYSAAKGAVHSFTVVLAKEVGQHGIRVNAIAPYATFATTREAFSKGSRFNPEHGIFSKGLDSVSEEDRAIRQRRTFVGKPFATPEELAAVVALLASNRASFVTGQVWPVDGGSLM, from the coding sequence TTGGATCTGGGTTTCAAAGGCAAGGTCGCGATCGTCACTGCGGCGACGGCGAACATCGGCCGCGGTATCGCGCTGGAACTGGCCGCCGAGGGCGCCAAGGTCGTCATCGTCGGCCGCGATGCGGAGGCCGGCGCGCGCGTGGTCGATGCCGCCAAGCAGGCGGGCGCGAGCGATGCGGTGTTCGTCGCCGCCGACCTGCTCGACAAGGCCTCGCCGGCAAAGATCCTCGCCGCCGCAGAAGAGCTCGGGCCGGTCGAAGTGCTGATCAACAACGTCGGCGGCAACGTCGACCAGGGCTTCTTCGTCGATTCCGATCCCGACAAATGGGCCGGCGATATCGACCTCAACTTCGGCACGGTGCTGCGGATGACCCATGCCGTGTTGCCCGGCATGATCGAGCGCAAGCGCGGCGCGATCGTCAACGTCGGCTCGACCGCGGGGCTCGTCGGCGACTACATGCTGCCGGTCTATTCGGCGGCCAAGGGCGCGGTGCACAGCTTCACCGTCGTGCTCGCCAAGGAAGTCGGCCAGCACGGCATTCGGGTCAACGCGATTGCGCCCTACGCGACTTTCGCAACCACCCGGGAGGCCTTCAGCAAGGGCAGCCGGTTCAACCCAGAACACGGCATCTTCTCCAAGGGGCTCGACAGCGTCAGCGAGGAAGACCGCGCGATCCGCCAGCGCCGCACTTTCGTTGGCAAGCCCTTCGCCACACCCGAGGAACTGGCGGCAGTGGTCGCGCTGCTTGCCTCGAACCGGGCGAGCTTCGTCACCGGGCAGGTCTGGCCGGTCGACGGCGGATCGCTTATGTAG
- a CDS encoding aromatic ring-hydroxylating dioxygenase subunit alpha, producing MNVYFGAIETRDDPTVLGTEPIPARYYYDPEWYELERKAIFMRSWLNVGHVCELPEPGSFIRREIEFAGASLLITRGKDGTIHALHNVCTHRGTQLTEEESGKATKFSCRYHMWTFGTDGALLSAPDFDRFYTDKKACALKQVKVDVCGGLIFVAFEPQQGLREFLGSMAETLEQLPVARATTFHEYVYEIDANWKLDYDNFQENYHLRFIHSRSAGAGCGPDNPFGYPSHFTLNGRHRTQTIWTDPNAKVQPTMLEAYMRGAPRLAADGILNDPNSREYFALFPNLFLFGSPGSHFLHTVFPLGAEKSRGVIRLYWIGEDETASVRYAREFALAQIRDIHSEDVAVVQAGQRGVSSGALEHLHFQEKEILCRHLVKVCEEAVEAYQVETGE from the coding sequence ATGAACGTCTATTTCGGCGCGATCGAGACGCGTGACGATCCGACGGTATTGGGCACCGAGCCGATTCCGGCACGCTACTACTACGATCCCGAATGGTACGAACTGGAGCGCAAGGCGATCTTCATGCGCTCGTGGCTCAACGTCGGCCATGTCTGCGAACTGCCCGAGCCGGGCAGCTTCATCCGCCGCGAGATCGAGTTCGCGGGCGCCTCGCTGCTGATCACGCGCGGCAAGGACGGCACGATCCACGCGCTGCACAACGTCTGCACCCACCGCGGCACACAGCTTACCGAGGAAGAGAGCGGCAAGGCCACCAAGTTCTCCTGCCGCTATCACATGTGGACCTTCGGCACCGACGGCGCGCTGCTTTCGGCCCCCGACTTCGACCGGTTCTATACCGACAAGAAAGCCTGCGCGCTGAAGCAGGTGAAAGTCGACGTCTGCGGCGGGCTGATCTTCGTCGCTTTCGAGCCGCAGCAAGGCCTGCGCGAATTCCTCGGATCTATGGCCGAGACGCTGGAACAGCTCCCCGTCGCCCGCGCGACGACGTTCCACGAATACGTCTACGAGATCGATGCCAACTGGAAGCTGGACTACGACAACTTCCAGGAAAACTACCACCTGCGCTTCATCCATTCGCGCTCAGCGGGCGCGGGCTGCGGGCCGGACAATCCCTTCGGCTACCCCAGCCACTTCACGCTCAACGGGCGGCACCGTACCCAGACGATCTGGACCGATCCGAACGCCAAGGTGCAGCCGACGATGCTCGAAGCCTATATGCGCGGCGCCCCTCGCCTCGCCGCCGACGGCATCCTCAACGATCCTAACAGCCGCGAGTATTTCGCACTGTTCCCAAATCTGTTCCTGTTCGGTAGCCCGGGCAGCCATTTCCTGCACACGGTGTTCCCGCTCGGCGCCGAGAAGTCGCGCGGCGTCATCCGGCTCTACTGGATCGGCGAGGACGAGACGGCGAGTGTCCGCTATGCCCGTGAGTTCGCGCTCGCGCAGATCCGCGACATCCATTCGGAAGACGTCGCCGTGGTCCAGGCCGGCCAGCGCGGCGTATCCAGCGGCGCGCTGGAGCACCTGCATTTCCAGGAGAAGGAGATCCTCTGCCGGCACCTCGTGAAGGTCTGCGAGGAAGCGGTAGAGGCCTATCAGGTCGAGACGGGAGAGTAG
- the efp gene encoding elongation factor P yields MKISGVDIRPGNILEYEKGIWKVAKTQHTQPGKGGAFMQVEMKNLIDGRKTNVRFRSADTVERVRLDTKDFQYLYADGDQLVFMDKDTFDQIQLPADLLGGAEAFLQDGMEVLLEMWEERPISVQLPDQVEATIVEADAVVKGQTASSSYKPAMLDNGVRVMVPPHIGSGTRIIVDVYERTYVSKVG; encoded by the coding sequence ATGAAGATCAGCGGCGTCGACATTCGCCCCGGCAATATCCTGGAATACGAAAAGGGCATCTGGAAGGTTGCCAAGACGCAGCATACCCAGCCGGGCAAGGGCGGCGCCTTCATGCAGGTCGAGATGAAGAACCTGATCGACGGCCGCAAGACCAACGTCCGCTTCCGCAGCGCCGACACGGTCGAGCGCGTGCGCCTCGACACCAAGGACTTCCAGTACCTCTACGCCGACGGCGACCAGCTGGTGTTCATGGACAAGGACACCTTCGACCAGATCCAGCTCCCCGCCGACCTGCTCGGTGGCGCCGAGGCCTTCCTCCAGGACGGCATGGAAGTGCTGCTGGAAATGTGGGAGGAGCGCCCGATCTCGGTCCAGCTGCCCGACCAGGTCGAAGCGACCATCGTCGAGGCCGACGCCGTGGTGAAGGGCCAGACCGCTTCGTCCAGCTACAAGCCGGCGATGCTCGACAACGGCGTGCGCGTGATGGTGCCGCCGCATATCGGCAGCGGCACGCGGATCATCGTCGACGTCTACGAGCGGACTTACGTTAGCAAGGTGGGCTGA
- a CDS encoding inositol monophosphatase family protein: MTAISGLIRVMEKAARKAGQRLRRDFGEIEHLQVSRKGPADFVSKADQASERTLWEELRAARPDWGFELEEGGTIEGDPTKPRWVIDPLDGTSNFLHGIPHFAISIAAQEPKLDGSGWGDVIAGLVYQPITDESFWAEKTRGAWLQDKRLRVSARRHLDESLIATGIPFTGRGNIEEWTKIYLSLAPQIAGIRRFGAASLDLAWVAAGRYEGFWESGLSPWDTAAGCLLVREAGGFVSDYKGRSQPICDAEVLAGNDALHSRLHKILAGALKAG, from the coding sequence ATGACTGCAATTTCCGGCCTCATTCGCGTCATGGAAAAAGCCGCCCGCAAGGCCGGCCAGCGCCTGCGCCGCGATTTCGGCGAGATCGAGCACCTGCAGGTCTCGCGCAAGGGGCCGGCCGACTTCGTCTCGAAGGCGGACCAGGCCTCCGAGCGCACCCTGTGGGAAGAGCTGCGCGCGGCGCGGCCCGACTGGGGCTTCGAGCTCGAGGAAGGCGGCACGATCGAAGGCGATCCGACCAAGCCGCGCTGGGTGATCGATCCGCTCGACGGCACCTCGAACTTCCTCCACGGCATCCCGCATTTCGCGATCTCGATCGCGGCGCAGGAGCCGAAGCTCGATGGCTCGGGCTGGGGCGACGTCATCGCCGGTCTCGTCTATCAGCCGATCACGGACGAAAGCTTCTGGGCCGAGAAGACCCGCGGTGCCTGGCTGCAGGACAAGCGCCTGCGCGTCTCCGCGCGCCGCCATCTCGACGAGAGCCTGATCGCGACGGGCATTCCCTTCACCGGCCGTGGCAATATCGAGGAGTGGACCAAGATCTACCTCTCGCTCGCACCGCAGATCGCGGGCATCCGCCGCTTCGGCGCAGCCTCGCTCGACCTCGCCTGGGTCGCGGCCGGCCGCTACGAGGGATTCTGGGAAAGCGGCCTGTCGCCTTGGGATACTGCGGCCGGCTGTCTGCTGGTGCGCGAGGCGGGCGGTTTCGTGTCGGACTACAAGGGCCGCTCGCAGCCGATTTGCGACGCCGAAGTGCTCGCCGGCAACGATGCCCTGCATTCGCGATTGCACAAGATTCTCGCGGGCGCGCTCAAGGCCGGTTGA